A stretch of the Octopus bimaculoides isolate UCB-OBI-ISO-001 chromosome 8, ASM119413v2, whole genome shotgun sequence genome encodes the following:
- the LOC106875986 gene encoding uncharacterized protein LOC106875986: MTGLHTGVQKRNKEINQKAEFVACTNHSLNSAGVHAISVGMNSVTFFECVERLLVFFPSSTHRWDVRITVTGQSVKRITETRWSAREEAVSVVKKRFLKILSALVKLTREEENTATRTDADVLLSALQSFSFLCFLDMWGLILLEINDTQTCFQTKGFNIQQCDIKLKELETFLAEIRTSY; this comes from the coding sequence ATGACTGGCTTACATACTGGTGTTCAGAAACGTAACAAGGAAATTAATCAAAAAGCAGAATTTGTCGCTTGTACAAATCACTCCTTGAATTCGGCGGGTGTTCATGCAATTTCTGTTGGAATGAATTCTGTTACCTTTTTTGAATGTGTGGAACGATTGcttgtattttttccttcatcaACCCATCGCTGGGATGTTCGAATTACAGTCACTGGTCAAAGTGTCAAGCGCATAACAGAAACTCGGTGGAGTGCGAGAGAAGAAGCTGTAAGTGTTGTAAAGAAACGTTTCTTAAAAATCTTAAGTGCCCTAGTAAAGTTAACTCGTGAAGAAGAAAATACAGCTACAAGGACAGACGCTGATGTTCTACTTAGTGCGCTGcaatcattttcctttttatgcTTTCTTGATATGTGGGGACTCATCCTTCTTGAAATTAACGACACACAGACTTGCTTCCAAACCAAAGGATTTAACATACAACAATGTGATATAAAACTCAAGGAATTAGAAACATTTCTAGCTGAAATACGGACAAGCTACTGA